In Streptomyces sp. NBC_00341, the DNA window GTCGTCCGCCTCCTCCGCGGCCTCCTCGATGGCCTTCTCCACCGCGTCCCCGACGGACCGCTCATCGGCTCCGGTCACGGAGCCGTCGCCGGAGCCGCCCACGGACTCACCCCCGGCCCCGTCCTCCGAGCCGCCCTCCGAGCCGTCCGCGCCGCCCCCGTGCGCGGCGAGCGCCTCGGTCACGAGCTGCTGCGCGAACCGGTCGAGCAGGCGGTGGGCGGCGGCGAGCGCCGCCTCCGCGTCCAGCTCCACCAGGCGGCCGTCGCCGCTCACCGTGCCCTCGAACGTGATCGCCGTACCGCCGTCCCGTTCGGTCAGCCGGACGGCCAGGGCCAGCTTCACCGAGCCGGTGCCGCGCGCCTCCACGCCCTCGCCCGTCACGGAGACGCCGTACGCGGTGTCCCCCGCCGGGCCGTCCGCCGGCGCGGCGATCCGCAGCGCGCCCCGGTAGGTGATGGTGTGGCCGCCGACCCGCACCTTGAGCCGGCCGGCCAGCGGGCCCGCGGACGCGTCGGCGTCCTGCTGAAGCCCCGGCACACAGCGCGCGACCCGGGCAGGATCGCCCAGGGTCCGCCGCAGAACGGGGACCGGAACCGGAACGAACACCTCATGCTCCATGGAAACCGAGCCTACTCAGCCCCGGCCGTCCCGTCAGCGCTTCGCCCCCTCCGGAAACCCCCGCTCACCGCTCGTCCCGGTACACGGACCCCCGCCCACAGACCCCCGGCAGACCCCCGCTCACGGTTCGTCCCAGTACCTCGGGTGCACCAGGGTCGAGGGCGCCATCCCCGGCAGCCGGCCGGCCTCCGCCTGCCGCCCCGCCTCCTGGAGCACCGGTTCCGTCAGGGACCTCAGCCGGGGCGCGTCCGGGTCCAGGCCGAGCGCCGGGGTCCGGCCCAGCCCGGCCAGGACGAACCCCCAGCCGTGCACCTGCGTACCGTCGCCCGTCGCCCGGTCGGGGCCCGACCCGAAACCGGCGTACCGGCCGCCGATCCGGTAGGGGCGGGTACGCAGCCCCGCCGCCCTCATCGACGCCTCCACCGTCCAGTACGTGTGCGGCCGGCCGACCGGCGGACCGCCGTGCACCACCAGCCGGCCGCCCGGCACGAGGGCCTCGGAGACCAGTCCGTAGAACTCCGCCGAGTAGAGCTTCGTACTGGCCGAGATCCCCGGGTCCGGCAGGTCGGAGATCACCGCGTCGTAGCGGCCGTGCCCCGCCCGCAGCCAGGTGAAAGCGTCCCCGGCGACCGCCGTCAGCCGGGGGTCCCGGTACGCGTGCGCGTTCAGCGCGGAGAGCGCCCGGTCCGTACGGGCCAACCGGGTGACGGCCGGGTCCAGCTCGACCACCGTGACGCTCCGCACCCCGGCGTAGCGCAGCACCTCGCGGGCCGCCAGACCGTCGCCGCCGCCCAGGATCAGCACCCGGGCGTGCGGCCCGTTCATCACCGGGTGCACCAGCGCCTCGTGGTACCGGTACTCGTCGCGCGAGCTGACCCGCAGCCGCCCGTCCAGGTAGAGGTCCAGGGAGCTGCGGCCCGCACCGGTCAGCACCACCTCCTGGACGTCGGTCTGCATCGCGACCCGCACCCGGTCCCCGTACACCGCCCGCCTCGCCGCCCGCTCGAAGTCGTCGGCCAGCACCGCGACCGTGGCCAGCAGGGCGATCACCGTCACGTTGGCGACGATGAGCAGCCACCGGGACCGGCAGCTGAGGTCCCGCCGGAACACCCACATCACCAGCGCCCCGCCCGCCGCCGCGTTGACCGCGCCGGTGAGCAGCGCCCCGGTGAGCTGTCCGAGCATCGGCAGCAGCAGGAACGGGAACGCCAGCCCGCCGACCAGGGCCCCCACGTAGTCCGCGGCGAACAGATCGGCGACGGCCCCGCCCGCGTCCTGCCGGTCGACGCGCTGGATCAGCGTCATCAGCAGCGGGATCTCCGCGCCGATCAGTACCCCGATCGCCAGCGAGAAGCCGACCAGGGCGTACCGCGACTCCCCGATCCAGGCGAACGTCGCGTAGAGCACCAGCGCGGAGGATCCGCCGACCAGGGCGAGCGCCGCCTCGATCAGTCCGAAGCCGACCGCGGCCCGGCTGCATAAACGTTTCGCGAGCAACGAACCGATGCCCATGGCGAACACCATCACGGAGAGCACGACGGACGCCTGGGTGACGGAGTCACCGATCAGATAGGAGGCGAGCGCGACCAGTTCGAGCTCGTACACCAGACCGCAGGCGGCGCAGACGAAGACCGCGGCCAGCACGAGGTACCGGCCGGTCCTCGGCCGTACGGGAAGCCGCGCCGCGCCCCCTCGCAGCGACACCTGCTGGTCGATCATGCCGCGAACGCTACGTCACTGACACGTCGCCGCTTGTCACCCACAAGGGTGTAAGTGGCTCAGCCGCACCGGAGTTGGCCCCCGTCACAGCACAGCCGCAGGCATCCGCACACCCACCCGGGTGCGCGTCACCACCAACTGCCCCTCCTGCGGGTACGCGTGCCAGGTACGCCACCGCACCTGCCCCTCGGTCCGCTGGGCGAGCATGGCGGTGAAGGCGTGCGGACTGCCCGGGAACGTCCCGGCCAGTCCGTGGGGATGGTCGGAGACGAGCGCCAGGAGCTCCTGCGCGCGCCCCGCGAACGAGCCCGCGCCAAGCGTCTCCACCCGGGCCGCGAACTCGTACTCCCAGTCCCCGAGCCGCTTGGAGACGCCGAGGGGCAGCGGGGTGCTGCTGCCCGGCATACAGGCGACGGTTTCTGAACAGCTGCCGTTGTCCTCCTCAAGGAGGACCTGATGAGAGGCGCCGAGCAGGCGCAACTGGAGTTGGGCACCGGCGAGATGGAGATCGAGCACGGCGAGCGCCGGGAGCGGTTCACGCCCCAGCGCCCAGGCCAGATCGGCGGCACGGGTGTCGGAATAGGCCGTATGGAGGGTCGTGAGCATGGGTCGGCTCCGCAAAACACACATGGACACATGGACAGGGGGGCGTCCCCGAGCGTGATGCACGTGGGAGGCGGGAAGCGCCCGATCAGGTCCAACTGGGGTCCGAGGGCTGAATGTTCTCTCCACTGAGGGAATCACGAACTAAGCCGCACTCGCAGTGTTTTTACCCAACTTGACGTGGTTTCCATCCCCTCGGGGGCCTTCCGGTTCAGGTGTTCACCGGCGACTCGCCGCACGGCCCAACAAAAAGGTGCCCGGCGGGACTTAGGGCCTGCCGCGGGTCTCCTGCGAACCCCACCCCGCCCCTCGTTCCCGCCGGGCACCTCCACCAGCACCGGGCTCGCGTACGCCCCGCCCGGTCGCGGACCAGCCGCCCCGTGTCAGCTGCCTCCGCCGCATCCGCCCCCGCCGCCACCGCACGAGGACCCGCCCCCGCAGGAATGGCCGCCGCCGCAGGAGTGGCCACCGGAGTGACCGCCGCCCGAGTGGCCCCCCGAGTGACCGCTGCCGCTGCCGCACGACGAGCCACCGCCGCCGCCCGCCCACCAGCTGCCGCCCGCCGAACCTCCACCGACCGCACCACCGCGGCGCTTGTACCCGGCCAGTGGCTTGTTGCGCTTCGCCGCGTCCGCCATCGACGCGACGAGAATCGCCACCGCCAAGACCACGAGCACGAGCACCGCACCGATTGCCAGCTTCACCGACCTCACGTCCTTCCGTCCCCCGAAGCGAGTCCCCCGCTTCTCACCGGTTCCTGCGTGCAGGAGAGATGCCCCCGCCCCCGTTCGACCAAAGCAGACTTGAGCAACTCCAGAGCTTCCGCGCAGGACGGCGGTCGCGACACGGGGACGTCCGCTGCTCAACACCCCGCACAACCTCGTGTTCGCGATCGCTCCGCGCGACCTCTTCGACCTCCCCTCCCCGCACCACGCGGGGGCAGGAGCGGCCATGAGTCAGGATGGCCCCCAGAGACTCGACGGGTACCCGAGTGAGAACGGTGGAGACATGAACACCAGGCCACTGCTGAACCGAAGGCTGGACGGACTCGGGACAACGATCTTCGCGGAGATGTCGGCACTGGCCACCGCGACGGGCGCGATCAACCTGGGCCAGGGCTTCCCCGACACCGACGGCCCCGAGGAGATCCGCGAGGCCGCCGTCCGCGCCCTGCGTGAGGGCAAGGGGAACCAGTACCCGCCCGGCACCGGAATCCCAGAGCTGCGCACGGCTGTGACCGAGCACCAGCAGCGCTTCTACGGCCTCGCCTTCGATCCCGACACCGAGGTCCTGGTCACCGCGGGCGCGACCGAAGCCATCGCCGCCACGATGCTCTCCCTGCTGGAGCCGGGCGACGAGGTCATCGCCTTCGAGCCGTACTACGACTCGTACGCGGCCTGCATCCAGATGGCCGGCGCGACGCGTGTTCCCCTGACCCTCCACGCGCCCGCTTTCCGCCCGGACCTCGACGCCCTCCGTGACGCAGTCACCGACCGCACCCGCCTGCTGCTCCTCAACTCCCCGCACAACCCCACGGGCATGGTGCTGACCCGGGAGGAGCTGACGGCCATCGCCGAGCTGGCGGTCGAGCGGGACCTGATCGTGGTGACGGACGAGGTATACGAACACCTGGTCTTCGAAGGCGAGCACATCCCGCTCATCTCCCTCCCCGGGATGCGCGACCGCACGGTCTCCATCTCATCCGCCGGAAAGACCTTCTCGTTCACGGGGTGGAAGGTCGGCTGGGTCACCGCATCCGCTCCGCTGGTAGCGGCGATCCGCACGACGAAGCAGTTCTTGACGTACGT includes these proteins:
- a CDS encoding polyamine aminopropyltransferase, whose product is MIDQQVSLRGGAARLPVRPRTGRYLVLAAVFVCAACGLVYELELVALASYLIGDSVTQASVVLSVMVFAMGIGSLLAKRLCSRAAVGFGLIEAALALVGGSSALVLYATFAWIGESRYALVGFSLAIGVLIGAEIPLLMTLIQRVDRQDAGGAVADLFAADYVGALVGGLAFPFLLLPMLGQLTGALLTGAVNAAAGGALVMWVFRRDLSCRSRWLLIVANVTVIALLATVAVLADDFERAARRAVYGDRVRVAMQTDVQEVVLTGAGRSSLDLYLDGRLRVSSRDEYRYHEALVHPVMNGPHARVLILGGGDGLAAREVLRYAGVRSVTVVELDPAVTRLARTDRALSALNAHAYRDPRLTAVAGDAFTWLRAGHGRYDAVISDLPDPGISASTKLYSAEFYGLVSEALVPGGRLVVHGGPPVGRPHTYWTVEASMRAAGLRTRPYRIGGRYAGFGSGPDRATGDGTQVHGWGFVLAGLGRTPALGLDPDAPRLRSLTEPVLQEAGRQAEAGRLPGMAPSTLVHPRYWDEP
- a CDS encoding SRPBCC domain-containing protein; translation: MEHEVFVPVPVPVLRRTLGDPARVARCVPGLQQDADASAGPLAGRLKVRVGGHTITYRGALRIAAPADGPAGDTAYGVSVTGEGVEARGTGSVKLALAVRLTERDGGTAITFEGTVSGDGRLVELDAEAALAAAHRLLDRFAQQLVTEALAAHGGGADGSEGGSEDGAGGESVGGSGDGSVTGADERSVGDAVEKAIEEAAEEADDTGIGEAPPRHDAAADEAPAGDPSSDGASVFDAAVPPSSLDPVAGIEFTVPDGPPAEAAHARRTMIGRSAEEVDHAPPRGRYAPVPAPGSTGAGATLRWVAPAAALALASAVVVGRALRRRR
- a CDS encoding DUF2617 family protein → MLTTLHTAYSDTRAADLAWALGREPLPALAVLDLHLAGAQLQLRLLGASHQVLLEEDNGSCSETVACMPGSSTPLPLGVSKRLGDWEYEFAARVETLGAGSFAGRAQELLALVSDHPHGLAGTFPGSPHAFTAMLAQRTEGQVRWRTWHAYPQEGQLVVTRTRVGVRMPAAVL
- a CDS encoding pyridoxal phosphate-dependent aminotransferase gives rise to the protein MNTRPLLNRRLDGLGTTIFAEMSALATATGAINLGQGFPDTDGPEEIREAAVRALREGKGNQYPPGTGIPELRTAVTEHQQRFYGLAFDPDTEVLVTAGATEAIAATMLSLLEPGDEVIAFEPYYDSYAACIQMAGATRVPLTLHAPAFRPDLDALRDAVTDRTRLLLLNSPHNPTGMVLTREELTAIAELAVERDLIVVTDEVYEHLVFEGEHIPLISLPGMRDRTVSISSAGKTFSFTGWKVGWVTASAPLVAAIRTTKQFLTYVSSGPFQYAVAEALRLPDGYFTGFREDLRAKRDILAEGLTAAGFEVFRPQGTYFITTDIAVLGEKDALAFCRSLPERCGVVAVPNSVFYDDPEVGRSQVRFAFCKKKDVLREAASCLKQR